A single window of Granulicella mallensis MP5ACTX8 DNA harbors:
- a CDS encoding TrmH family RNA methyltransferase — MTLPPPITSRTNARVKALRAACSGKSSLPGDLLGIEGENLIGEALRSGIGFDTVYVREGSEGVLERASLRGLQAQSWAVLSKDVFESAVDTASPQGVAATFRIAQPLPLGAPKNSEVCLVLEDIQDPGNFGTLIRSAEAFSVSRVYVTPGTVNQWNPKAMRASAGSVFRMPVVRGPLSEIKSALGAEGVRLYAAVARSSGATPVMQAKLLAPCALMIGNEGAGLSMTALELADEQVHIPCSVESLNAAIAGSTLMYESFRQNLHEAFGRIHLSKGL, encoded by the coding sequence ATGACCTTACCGCCACCTATTACAAGCCGCACGAATGCCCGCGTAAAAGCTCTGCGCGCGGCATGCAGCGGAAAGTCCTCTTTGCCCGGCGATCTCCTCGGGATTGAAGGGGAGAATCTGATCGGCGAGGCGCTGCGGTCGGGGATCGGCTTCGATACCGTGTACGTCCGCGAGGGAAGCGAGGGAGTGCTGGAGCGGGCATCTCTCAGAGGATTGCAGGCTCAGAGCTGGGCCGTGTTGAGCAAAGATGTCTTCGAGAGCGCGGTAGATACTGCTTCGCCGCAGGGGGTTGCGGCGACCTTCAGGATCGCGCAGCCGCTGCCTCTGGGGGCGCCGAAAAATTCTGAGGTGTGCCTTGTGCTGGAAGATATTCAGGACCCCGGCAACTTTGGCACGTTGATTCGTTCTGCTGAGGCGTTTTCTGTCAGCCGAGTGTACGTGACACCGGGAACCGTCAATCAATGGAACCCCAAGGCGATGCGCGCTTCTGCTGGGTCGGTGTTTCGTATGCCTGTTGTGCGTGGACCTCTGAGTGAGATCAAATCTGCGCTCGGGGCGGAAGGCGTTCGACTTTATGCAGCGGTGGCGCGGTCATCCGGTGCGACGCCCGTGATGCAGGCGAAGCTTCTGGCACCCTGCGCGCTCATGATCGGCAATGAAGGGGCTGGGTTGTCGATGACCGCGCTGGAGTTGGCGGATGAGCAGGTGCATATTCCTTGCTCCGTCGAGTCGTTGAATGCGGCGATCGCCGGATCGACGTTGATGTATGAATCGTTTCGGCAGAACCTCCATGAGGCGTTCGGGCGCATCCATCTAAGCAAAGGATTGTGA
- a CDS encoding L-threonylcarbamoyladenylate synthase, translating into MTAELLRIHPDEPESAHIDRVVQHLNSGEVVALPTDTFYGLAVDPVNLRAVDRIYDLKSRARHKPLSLLIADVAQAYELARGIDTAFDRLAERFWPGPLTIIVKAGSKLPLRVTANTGNVALRVPEAPICRAVVAKLGLPITATSANLRGLPECSYAGCVRDQFGDKIPLIVDGGPTSRSMATTIVDLSGGGNSWMILREGAIPTHEIALALQR; encoded by the coding sequence GTGACGGCTGAACTTCTCCGCATCCATCCTGACGAACCGGAATCCGCACACATCGACCGCGTCGTGCAGCACCTTAACAGCGGCGAAGTCGTTGCGCTGCCCACCGACACCTTCTATGGCCTCGCCGTCGATCCCGTAAATCTTCGCGCCGTCGACCGCATCTATGACCTCAAGTCGCGCGCCCGGCACAAACCACTGTCGCTGCTGATCGCCGATGTCGCACAGGCCTACGAGCTTGCTCGCGGCATCGACACCGCCTTCGACCGGCTCGCCGAGCGCTTCTGGCCCGGCCCCCTTACCATCATCGTGAAGGCCGGCAGCAAGCTGCCGCTGCGGGTGACCGCCAACACCGGCAACGTCGCTCTGCGCGTTCCGGAGGCCCCCATCTGCCGCGCTGTCGTGGCCAAGCTGGGGCTTCCCATCACGGCGACCTCCGCCAACCTGCGCGGCCTGCCAGAGTGCTCCTATGCCGGTTGCGTGCGCGACCAGTTCGGCGACAAGATCCCGCTGATCGTCGACGGAGGCCCCACCTCCCGCTCGATGGCCACCACCATCGTCGATCTGAGCGGAGGCGGGAACTCCTGGATGATCCTCCGTGAGGGCGCCATCCCCACCCATGAGATTGCTCTCGCCCTGCAGCGATGA
- a CDS encoding YdcF family protein gives MTNANSPETKSPAGRRFLRWLLLILLLVAVAWFGWVYREIKFTADIDNAQTADAIAVFGAAEYAGRPSPVLHARLDKAVALYQRGIAPVVVTLGGGGDKDSGNTEGGVGRDYLLANGVPYDKIIAETESFDTEQQVENLALIAEREHFRHIVVVSDGTHLFRIALLCRRAGLQVYTSPRAPLGHIDELDEAQRIMHEMLSYTALRFGLHASWMHRWLNGRAD, from the coding sequence ATGACGAACGCGAACAGTCCCGAGACGAAGAGCCCCGCCGGCCGGAGATTCCTGCGCTGGCTTCTCTTGATCCTGCTGCTGGTGGCTGTCGCCTGGTTCGGCTGGGTCTATCGTGAGATCAAGTTCACTGCGGACATAGACAACGCGCAGACCGCCGATGCGATCGCCGTATTCGGCGCAGCAGAGTACGCCGGACGCCCCTCCCCCGTGCTCCACGCACGACTGGACAAGGCCGTAGCGCTGTATCAGCGCGGCATCGCTCCGGTGGTCGTCACGCTGGGCGGAGGAGGCGACAAAGACTCCGGCAACACCGAGGGCGGCGTCGGACGCGACTATCTGCTTGCCAATGGGGTGCCCTATGACAAGATCATCGCCGAGACGGAGTCCTTCGATACCGAGCAACAGGTAGAGAATCTTGCCCTGATCGCAGAACGAGAGCACTTTCGCCACATCGTCGTCGTGAGCGACGGAACGCACCTGTTCCGCATCGCCCTGCTCTGCCGTCGCGCGGGACTGCAGGTCTACACCTCGCCCCGTGCCCCCCTCGGGCACATCGACGAACTGGACGAAGCCCAGCGAATCATGCACGAGATGCTCAGCTACACGGCCCTGCGGTTCGGCCTGCACGCCAGCTGGATGCATCGCTGGCTGAACGGCAGAGCCGACTAG
- a CDS encoding sterol desaturase family protein, with protein MKTLYDWFYLQSRASWVLFSVLSNLGIAVASITGCWLLGYCFRKRTVFAASQPLIAHDIYLAFGCVLLNAGVSIAGWFLWKAGWIHITFPSWPRIVFDTLLLLFYMDAGMYVTHRVVHHPGIFKIVHRTHHTHESMNPISLFVLNPFEVIGFGALLLSALLLFHLSAVAILVYLSLNILWGTLGHAGVEPFPVTWMRHPLIQQVGTSSFHARHHADLRYNFGFYTTIWDRVFGTLHREE; from the coding sequence GTGAAGACTCTGTATGACTGGTTCTATCTCCAAAGTCGGGCATCATGGGTGCTCTTCAGCGTCCTGAGTAACTTGGGGATTGCCGTTGCGAGTATTACCGGCTGTTGGTTGCTTGGTTATTGTTTCCGCAAACGGACGGTCTTTGCTGCGTCACAGCCGCTCATCGCGCACGATATCTATCTTGCATTTGGCTGCGTCTTGCTGAATGCGGGTGTTTCTATTGCCGGGTGGTTTCTATGGAAGGCCGGATGGATCCATATCACTTTTCCGTCGTGGCCTAGAATCGTCTTCGACACTCTGCTGCTGTTGTTCTACATGGATGCGGGGATGTATGTGACTCATCGTGTCGTTCATCATCCGGGGATCTTCAAGATCGTTCATAGGACGCACCACACGCATGAGTCGATGAATCCGATCAGCCTGTTTGTATTGAATCCGTTTGAAGTGATCGGATTTGGCGCATTGCTTCTCTCCGCGCTTTTACTTTTTCACCTATCGGCTGTGGCGATCCTGGTTTATCTGAGCCTGAATATTCTTTGGGGGACTTTGGGGCATGCCGGGGTGGAACCTTTTCCTGTGACATGGATGCGGCATCCGCTGATACAGCAGGTAGGAACCAGCTCCTTTCATGCGCGGCATCATGCCGATCTTCGGTATAACTTTGGTTTCTATACGACGATCTGGGATCGGGTCTTTGGGACGTTGCATCGGGAGGAATAG
- the prfB gene encoding peptide chain release factor 2 (programmed frameshift), with amino-acid sequence MLNDLEFAYSPVREKVRDLREYLDSPRLKKELAVIEEKIADPAVWADAAKSQPLMRERKRLESQLADDAELARRGEDIDAYFDLMREGEASVEPDLKREIDSLVAFSEALESRTMLSEENDTLNAIVTVHPGAGGTESQDWAEMLMRMYLRWAERQGFKTEINELQDGDEAGIKSATFTITGDFAFGLIAGETGVHRLVRISPFDQAKRRHTSFASVFVSPEIDDSIVIDIKPDDLRIDTYRSGGKGGQHVNTTDSAVRITHLPTGIVAGCQNERSQHKNKEKAMKMLRSRLYEYELDKKKAVSRKLEDSKLEINFGSQIRSYVLQPYRIAKDLRTRVEVGDVDRVLDGELEPFIRGYLKMRREGGVPAAVADDDLG; translated from the exons ATGTTGAATGATCTTGAATTTGCTTACTCCCCGGTCCGTGAGAAAGTACGCGACCTGCGGGAGTATCTT GACTCGCCCCGCCTGAAAAAAGAGCTTGCCGTTATAGAAGAAAAGATCGCCGATCCGGCGGTCTGGGCCGATGCTGCGAAGTCGCAGCCGTTGATGCGCGAACGGAAACGGCTTGAGTCGCAACTGGCCGACGATGCGGAGTTGGCACGTCGCGGCGAGGACATCGACGCTTATTTTGACCTGATGCGTGAGGGCGAAGCCTCGGTTGAACCGGACCTCAAGCGTGAGATCGATTCCCTGGTAGCTTTCTCCGAAGCCCTGGAATCGCGCACCATGCTCTCGGAAGAGAACGACACCCTGAATGCCATTGTTACGGTGCATCCGGGAGCCGGAGGAACGGAGAGCCAGGACTGGGCCGAGATGCTGATGCGCATGTACCTGCGCTGGGCAGAGCGGCAGGGCTTCAAGACCGAGATCAACGAACTCCAGGATGGGGATGAGGCGGGCATCAAGTCCGCGACCTTTACCATTACGGGTGACTTTGCCTTCGGCTTAATTGCGGGTGAGACGGGGGTACATCGGCTGGTACGTATTTCTCCGTTTGACCAGGCCAAGCGCCGCCATACAAGCTTTGCCAGCGTCTTTGTCTCGCCTGAGATCGACGATTCCATCGTGATCGACATTAAGCCGGACGACCTGCGTATCGATACTTATCGTTCGGGCGGCAAGGGTGGCCAGCACGTCAATACGACGGACTCTGCCGTGCGCATCACGCATCTTCCGACGGGTATTGTTGCGGGCTGCCAGAATGAGCGTTCGCAGCATAAGAACAAAGAGAAGGCGATGAAGATGCTGCGGTCTCGCCTCTATGAGTACGAACTCGATAAAAAGAAGGCTGTCAGCCGCAAGCTGGAAGACTCAAAACTGGAGATTAATTTTGGCTCGCAGATTCGCAGCTATGTGTTGCAGCCGTATCGCATCGCCAAGGACCTGCGGACACGCGTAGAGGTCGGTGACGTCGATCGGGTGCTGGATGGCGAGCTAGAGCCTTTTATTCGGGGGTATCTCAAGATGCGTCGCGAGGGCGGCGTTCCGGCGGCGGTGGCGGACGACGATTTGGGGTGA
- the lnt gene encoding apolipoprotein N-acyltransferase: protein MRTIPLRLWTLTILSSLLQVLPFPISGPVPSWRRVFCWFCLVPLLMALLGKDTHGNRLRPAQTALLGYICGFFWYMGNCYWVYRTMHLYGGIPSAAAFGILVLFSLYVGLYHGLFGWLVGLLHRKFSPQTVLWIVPFVWVGVELARARITGFPWDLLGYTQVDNLTVTRLAPWTGVFGLSFVIVLVNILWVSRVFPRQGKNSYAGPIFAAVLTIVTTLVAGHRSPSASSEATARAVLLQENLGIGAEAPATPETEPQMLASFTDLSLHPQFTPGIHGGAANSSPKPDMIVWPEAPTAFRDGDPYFLQAMGEVARRSGTSVIVNDISLAPRDSDGLGHVYNSSTFFAADGSRAGRYDKMHLVPFGEYTPYKPLFFFVGHLLDDLLFVPGLQRSLFDTGGKKYGVFICYESIFGDDIRRFVGDGSQVLVNISDDGWYGDTSAPWEHLDMVRMRAIENNRWVLRATNTGLTGAIDPYGRITASMPRHIRGSIEVAFGYREGLTFYTRHGDWLAWICALVSAAMLAMSFMGRRAVN from the coding sequence ATGCGGACTATCCCTCTACGTCTCTGGACACTCACGATTCTATCGTCGTTATTGCAGGTGCTGCCGTTTCCTATTTCAGGACCTGTACCTTCCTGGCGTAGAGTTTTTTGCTGGTTTTGCCTGGTGCCTCTGCTCATGGCGCTGCTGGGTAAAGATACTCATGGAAATCGCTTGAGACCCGCTCAAACAGCGCTTCTCGGTTATATCTGTGGCTTCTTCTGGTACATGGGAAATTGCTATTGGGTCTACCGGACCATGCATCTTTATGGGGGCATTCCCAGTGCCGCGGCGTTCGGAATTCTGGTCTTATTTTCGTTATATGTCGGTCTCTATCACGGACTATTTGGATGGCTGGTGGGTCTTCTGCACCGCAAATTTTCGCCGCAGACAGTACTTTGGATCGTGCCGTTCGTATGGGTGGGCGTGGAACTTGCCAGGGCTCGTATCACGGGATTTCCCTGGGATCTGTTGGGTTATACCCAGGTCGACAATCTTACGGTTACCCGTTTAGCCCCGTGGACAGGCGTCTTCGGTCTGTCCTTTGTTATTGTGCTGGTCAATATTCTCTGGGTATCGCGAGTCTTCCCGAGGCAGGGTAAAAATTCCTATGCCGGACCAATATTCGCAGCCGTGTTAACGATTGTGACAACATTGGTTGCGGGACATCGGTCGCCGTCAGCCAGTTCAGAGGCGACTGCGCGAGCTGTTTTATTGCAGGAGAACCTCGGAATCGGAGCGGAAGCACCTGCGACTCCAGAGACGGAACCGCAGATGTTAGCCTCTTTTACGGATCTAAGTCTGCATCCTCAGTTCACTCCGGGAATTCACGGTGGGGCGGCGAATTCTTCTCCAAAGCCGGATATGATTGTCTGGCCCGAGGCTCCGACAGCATTTAGGGACGGTGATCCTTATTTTCTGCAGGCCATGGGCGAGGTAGCCAGGCGCTCTGGTACTTCGGTGATTGTGAACGATATAAGCCTGGCGCCGCGCGATAGCGATGGCCTTGGGCATGTCTATAACTCTTCGACGTTCTTTGCTGCCGACGGAAGCCGTGCCGGGCGCTACGACAAGATGCATCTCGTGCCCTTTGGGGAATACACGCCTTATAAGCCGTTATTTTTCTTCGTGGGTCATCTGCTGGATGATCTATTGTTCGTGCCTGGATTGCAGCGGAGCTTATTCGACACCGGAGGCAAGAAATATGGTGTCTTCATCTGTTACGAGTCGATCTTTGGTGACGATATCCGTCGCTTTGTCGGTGACGGTTCTCAGGTGCTGGTGAATATCTCGGATGATGGCTGGTATGGCGATACAAGCGCTCCCTGGGAGCATCTGGATATGGTTCGGATGCGGGCGATTGAAAATAACCGGTGGGTTTTACGCGCGACCAATACCGGACTTACAGGCGCGATCGATCCCTATGGCCGTATTACGGCGAGTATGCCACGCCATATCCGGGGCTCGATCGAGGTCGCTTTTGGCTATAGGGAAGGGCTGACTTTCTATACCAGGCATGGCGATTGGCTTGCCTGGATATGTGCCCTGGTAAGCGCCGCGATGCTGGCTATGAGTTTTATGGGGCGAAGAGCAGTAAACTAG